In the Topomyia yanbarensis strain Yona2022 chromosome 3, ASM3024719v1, whole genome shotgun sequence genome, one interval contains:
- the LOC131693613 gene encoding uncharacterized protein K02A2.6-like, which produces MEEQLLKLPPFECDNVPVSQLRQKWIDYKKQFQYVADAIGKKKRRKLKRIFLALAGRQLQRVYESLPGGSGENTAGGEDDFKSMISSLDEYFAPKRHDTFERYSFWSLKPSAEETLDKFLLRAKQHANKCHFGSSENESRDVAVIDIILMLAPPELRRKILEKSNIDMDELTKLVNTHFTVQHQVRELNLSDSGFGSVLNASYNPASVVNRIFDTPGSRWSQNRRGNECGRCGGKLHKSDDFCPAKHAKCRICNYQGHYAKRCKTDPKKRKLDTAYVRQHPPKKSKINSIEESGSPGSEIESQHSSFIFAISDNHDELVWFKVGQAVIEMMIDSGSKHNIIDERTWEYLRDKNAHITNIRPSTKRLSAYAQSGTLIITCTFDAEINVVDEAKEAGITANFLVVKDGKQNLLGRETAKQLGVLLVGLPSVIGSTVPNSVGEITGKDTDKFPTIKGIKIRIDIDESIAPVAQHVRRVPIALRQLVEDQLSKLLRRGIIEKVLGPSPWVSPMVVVIKDGGEVRLCVDMRRVNVAIKREHHVIPTLDDLLSSASEHFQRIIEQILSGCPNSFNYQDDIFVYGKTEQEHNEALKAVLKALEDHNVILNLKKCKFKTTETEFLGHTISQNGVKPTESKIAAVCQFRSPSSAEEVRSFLGLVGYVGRFIPDLATKTFELRQLMSSDQKLEWLAKHEIAFSALKKAVCTAPVLGFFDNRRRTRVVVDASPVGLGAVLLQYIDELEDRPTVISYASKSLSSAERRYCQTEKEALAIVWSVEKFQLYLIGREFELETDHRLQPFKFRIVYKPGKSNIADPLSRLSASADANEVDISDDQIYINAITESVAIDVSEIRDALDSDPELHSVKRALISGSWSDECDTATAKEYAPFQKELSLLEGYVIRGCRLVVPRSLRSRMLQLAHEGHSGETSMTSRLRDRVWWPGMDKDAKKVVKDCEGCRLVGKPSLPEPMRRRRMPSEPWIDVAMDFLGPFW; this is translated from the exons ATGGAAGAGCAGTTGCTTAAACTCCCACCTTTTGAATGCGACAATGTCCCTGTGTCGCAACTGCGACAAAAATGGATTGACTACAAAAAGCAATTCCAGTATGTGGCAGATGCCATTGGAAAAAAGAAAAGGAGAAAACTGAAGAGAATATTCCTGGCACTAGCTGGGCGACAGTTACAACGTGTCTATGAAAGCTTGCCAGGTGGCAGTGGTGAAAACACAGCAGGAGGTGAAGATGATTTCAAATCCATGATAAGCAGCCTTGACGAGTACTTCGCCCCAAAAAGACACGACACGTTCGAACGGTATTCGTTTTGGTCATTGAAACCTAGTGCCGAGGAAACTCTCGACAAATTCCTGCTCCGTGCGAAACAACATGCGAACAAATGTCATTTCGGATCCTCGGAGAACGAAAGCAGAGATGTTGCAGTAATAGACATAATCTTGATGCTAGCGCCTCCGGAGCTCCGCCGTAAAATTTTGGAGAAATCAAACATAGATATGGACGAATTGACGAAGCTTGTGAACACACATTTTACTGTACAGCACCAAGTAAGAGAGCTGAACTTGTCAGATAGTGGATTCGGAAGCGTTTTAAACGCTAGCTACAATCCAGCGTCCGTCGTCAACAGAATATTTGACACTCCGGGAAGCCGCTGGTCACAGAACCGCAGAGGGAACGAATGCGGAAGATGCGGAGGTAAATTACATAAATCAGACGATTTCTGTCCAGCAAAGCACGCTAAATGTCGTATATGCAACTATCAAGGGCACTATGCGAAAAGGTGCAAAACTGACCCTAAGAAACGGAAATTAGACACAGCTTACGTACGCCAACATCCAccgaaaaagtcaaaaattaaTTCTATCGAAGAGTCAGGATCTCCAGGAAGCGAGATCGAGAGCCAACATTCCTCCTTCATATTCGCGATCAGTGATAATCATGATGAGCTCGTCTGGTTTAAGGTAGGTCAAGCCGTAATCGAAATGATGATTGACTCAGGGTCAAAACACAACATAATTGATGAACGAACATGGGAATACCTACGAGACAAAAATGCACATATCACCAATATTAGACCGTCAACCAAACGTCTGAGCGCATATGCTCAATCCGGAACATTGATTATCACATGCACCTTCGATGCTGAAATCAACGTCGTAGATGAGGCAAAGGAGGCCGGCATCACAGCAAATTTTCTAGTAGTGAAGGATGGCAAACAGAATCTGCTAGGGCGGGAAACTGCCAAACAACTAGGTGTGTTATTGGTGGGGCTGCCAAGTGTCATTGGTTCGACTGTCCCGAACAGCGTTGGAGAGATCACTGGAAAGGATACAGACAAATTTCCAACCATTAAAGGAATAAAGATACGCATTGACATAGATGAGAGCATCGCACCAGTGGCTCAACATGTCCGCCGGGTACCAATAGCCTTACGTCAGCTGGTGGAAGATCAGCTCAGCAAACTACTGAGAAGAGGAATAATCGAAAAGGTATTAGGACCGAGTCCGTGGGTATCACCAATGGTTGTCGTGATCAAAGACGGCGGAGAGGTTCGCCTATGCGTAGACATGCGACGCGTGAACGTGGCAATCAAAAGAGAACATCATGTAATTCCAACACTCGACGATCTACTTTCCag TGCCTCCGAACACTTTCAAAGAATAATTGAACAAATACTAAGTGGCTGTCCCAACTCATTCAACTATCAAGATGACATCTTCGTGTACGGCAAGACTGAACAAGAACACAATGAAGCTCTGAAAGCGGTCTTAAAAGCATTAGAAGACCATAATGTCATTCTCAACCTGAAAAAGTGCAAATTCAAAACTACAGAAACAGAATTTTTGGGGCACACCATCTCCCAAAACGGAGTCAAGCCAACTGAGAGCAAGATAGCGGCGGTATGCCAGTTCAGATCGCCTAGTAGCGCCGAAGAGGTACGAAGTTTCTTGGGATTGGTAGGATATGTAGGTCGTTTCATTCCAGACCTAGCCACAAAGACTTTCGAACTGAGACAACTAATGTCGAGTGATCAAAAGTTGGAGTGGCTAGCGAAACACGAAATTGCATTCAGCGCTTTGAAGAAAGCTGTTTGCACCGCGCCAGTATTGGGATTCTTTGACAACCGCCGTAGGACAAGAGTCGTTGTCGATGCCTCTCCGGTAGGTTTAGGGGCGGTTTTGCTACAGTATATCGATGAACTCGAAGATAGGCCAACCGTGATTTCGTATGCTAGTAAGAGCTTGTCATCTGCGGAACGCCGTTACTGCCAGACCGAAAAGGAAGCGTTGGCGATAGTATGGAGTGTGGAAAAATTTCAGCTGTACCTCATTGGCAGAGAGTTTGAACTGGAAACCGATCACAG ACTACAACCGTTCAAATTCCGAATAGTTTACAAACCAGGTAAGAGCAACATCGCTGATCCGCTATCCAGACTTTCAGCATCAGCAGACGCTAATGAAGTGGACATTTCCGACGACCAAATATACATCAATGCAATAACGGAGTCAGTCGCGATCGACGTTTCGGAGATCCGAGATGCTTTAGACTCAGATCCTGAACTACACTCAGTGAAAAGAGCGCTGATATCTGGTAGTTGGAGCGATGAATGCGATACAGCAACGGCCAAAGAGTATGCACCATTTCAAAAAGAACTCAGCTTACTTGAGGGATATGTCATCAGAGGCTGCAGACTGGTTGTCCCCAGGTCGCTTCGATCCAGGATGCTGCAACTTGCCCATGAAGGCCATTCTGGTGAAACTTCAATGACATCACGACTTAGGGATCGAGTCTGGTGGCCAGGCATGGACAAGGATGCGAAGAAAGTGGTGAAGGACTGCGAGGGATGTCGTTTGGTTGGCAAGCCATCTCTTCCTGAGCCTATGAGACGCCGGCGAATGCCCAGTGAACCGTGGATCGATGTCGCGATGGACTTTTTAGGACCCTTCTGGTGA